The nucleotide window GCAAGACCAGTATTCTATGGCAAAACATTCCACAGATAATGCTCTAAGAATAATTTCTTGTGCACGAATGGAAAAAGTAGAAGCAATTGATTTGCTTCTAAGAAGTTTAATAAGACTCAAGATCAAAATCCAGAATTGCTAATAGAATGGAATCATTTTGGAAGTGGGTCAGAATTGAAAATATTCAACGAATTATTCGTAGGCTTCCTTCTTCAAATTTGAAAATTAATTTGCGCGGTAATATTAATAACGATGAACTATTGGAATACTATAAGAATAATTTAATTGATATCTTTATTAATACGAGTGATTCAGAGGGACTACCAGTATCTATTATTGAGGCACAAAATTTTGGAATTCCTGTTATAGCTCCAGCATTAGGTGGTATACCAGAAATAGTAAATGGAAATAACGAGTTATTTATTATCTTCACAACCTAATGAAATTGAAATTGCAGAAACAATAAATCTGTTTTAGTAGAAATAGACAAGATTGAGAAGAAAAAAATGAAGCCAGAAAAAATTTCTTAATCAATTTTAATGCAGAAATAAATTATAACGAGTTCGTAAAAAATTTCTTAATATAATTTTTGTTTAATGGAAAGTCTAATTAAAAAAAGTATACGAAAACTAATTTACTACTCTAATTATAATACGATAAAGAATAGTCTTACTGTCTTCAATTATCACCAAGTTAGCTCTAAATTTGAACCTAAAATGCACGATATGGGCACGTGGACAAAGATAAATTTTTTAAAAGCAAATGAATTACATTAAAGAACATTACGTGGTAGTTACTTTGCAAGAAGGATTTGAGATTATTAAAGACAAACAAAATGTATGCTAAATATGCTGCAATAACTTTTGACGATGGCGATAAAACATTATATGATATAGTGCCAATCTTAACCAGTTATAATTTACCTGCTACATTCTTTCTCAATACTGCTTATTTGAACAACGAAAGTTATGGTTATCAAATAATTAAATATTTATTACATGCTGAAGATGGTATGGTTGTTCCAGAATTTCTACTAAAAAATGTAAATAATATTCGCAACACTTTGAATAGAATTGAATATAAGCACTTTAGGGAAATATTCAGAAATTTTTTAAAAGAATTTCAACCCAATTTAGATTTATATATAAATGAATCCTTTATAGAGAAATTAGATCAATCATTATTCCATATAGGGTTACATGGCCATACACACGAACGTTATTCAATGATGAATGAAGAGTGGCAGAAATTAGATTTAATAAAGAATATTGAAATACTTTCTTCTTATAACAATTACCGTCCTTTTTTTGCAATACCGTATGGTAAGAGTATAGATTGGAATATGAATACAATTAAAATAGCACTAAATTTAGATTGTGAAGTATTATACCACGATTCGATTAATCTGTTTTATAGAGTCGGTATAAACCGTATTCCTGCGGATCATTTAACAATAGAGGAATTAATGATCAAGAACTTAGAGGATAAAATTTTGGCAATTAAGATATCAAAACATACCCTGAAGATTTTCAAAGAATATTTCCACTCTTACAAAAATTCCTAAATGTTCAGGAAAATACAAGTAAATTAATTAGATTATTTGATAACTTTTGGCAGACAGATGAAAAACATTGTGGCTATTTGTTGGAAGATAATGGAAAGATTGTAGGATTTTTAGGTTATTTATTTTATCGAAGAATAATAAATAATGAAACACATAAACTTAAGGATTTAGAAGATTCATACTTTATAACATTAAGCGATTGGTTCGTTTAAAGGATTTATTGATTCAAAAAATAAAAGTATTCACTAAAAGCGAAGATCTAAATCAGATAAATTGATGGCACAGAAAAAAAAGTAGTGAGCGATCATTTAAGATTTAGCAAATTAAAATATGCAGCAGTACTTATTAATGGGGTAAAAATTTTCATAGTTTATACAATCAGGCAAAAGAAGAAGCTTCCATTCGCAGAGATACACTATATTAGTAATCTTGAAATATTTCTCGAAGAATTTCAATGGTTAAGAAGTTTGGTTTCATTCAAATTAAAAGTATTTGGATTTTTTATTGATAAAAGATTTTTGACGGGAAGAGTATTTCCATTTATGTATGAGTATAAATATCCTATCCCTAATATTTATATTTCGGAGTTACTTGAACCGCACCAAATAGATCTGTTATATTCTGAAAAATTTGTCTTATATGGATAGGAGGTTATGAATATACTTTTTGTTCATCATGGAAAAGGTATCGGTGGAGCGCCTTTAAGTTTATTATATTTTTTAAAGGAGCTTAAGAATTATAATTATAAACTCAAGGTAATTTTTATTTATGAAAGTGATGTTGTTAATCTGTTCAAGGAAGCAAATATTGAAATTAGATTTTGGATCAAGGATTTACAAATACTTCTATAAATATTATGGGCATAGTGAAGCGGGATTTTATAAATGGTACCAGATATTTGCACAGACACGACGAATAATATCCTGGGTATTATCTGCTTTTTATTACTCAAAAAAGATACTTGAAAAAGAGAATTCTGATATAATTCATTTTAATTCTTCCGTTTTAACCGACTGGTGTATTGCAAGTAGAAATTTGAAAGCAAAAAAGATTATTCATATTCGTGAACCTTTAGCCCGAGGTTACTTTGGAATTAGAAGAGATCTTCTTAGATACATTTATTCAAAATATTGTGATCACATAATTGCAATCAGTCCAGATAATATGCGAAGAGTTAATTTGCCAAATAAAACTAGTGTTGTCTATAACCCAATTAATTTTAATGACTTTGACTATTCGAAATATAGTCAGCAGTCAAATGAAAAGGTTAAGAAAATACTTTTTCTTGGAGGCATTCACAAAGCTAAAGGATTCGATGTCCTTGTTGATGCACTTAAATATTTAAATAGTAATATTCAAATAATCTTGTGTGGGTATTATAGTGATTCAAATTCAAGCCAGCAGTTATTTAGTAAGATGCATAAAAAATTAAAAAATTGCAAAAGCTCTAAAAATGTACAAATCCTAGGGGTCGTTAATGATATTCAAAATGTTATAGCATCTGTTGATGTTGTTATCTTTCCCCACTATTCCTCATTTCGCCAGACCAATAATTGAAGCCGTGCAATGGGCAAACCTGTGATTGCGTCTGATTTACCAGGATGGATGAATTAGTAATTAAATAATGAAACAGGTTTGTTGGTTGAACCAAATAATCCGGAGTCCCTGGCAAGGGCAATTAATGGGTTATGTTCCGATAAGGAAAGATGTAAAAGGATGGGAGAAAAATGGTTACATTAGAGCTTTGGAATTATTTAACGTCAAGATTACTGCAAAACAATTAATGAAGGTTTATGAATCGGTTTTATAAATACAGCTTATTGTTTCTATTGATAGCACAAAGCAGTATTCCCTTTTTCTTTGGAAACGAATATTTAATTGCAGGATTTATTTATTCTTTCATATTATTTTTATCTATAAATAGATCAATAGACAAATACATAATCCTCTATTCAGCAATTTTTGTTTCTTTATTCATTTTGCATTTTTTCTTTGCCGATGATTTTGTATCGAGTTTAATGGTAGGCTATATCATACGTATTTTCTTTGCATATTTTACTATTAGGGTTATTGGCGAGGAGTTTGGTAAGTACGTAGTTAATATTATTTATTTTTTCGCAGTTGTCAGTTTTTTTTCTTTTTATATACCGCTTTCATTATTTCGGCTGCAAATATTACAACTTCATTATATTATAATGTATTCAAAGGTTTAGAGGTTTACCCTGATAATTTCCGCATAAATATTATACTTTATACACCGGATTACTGGTTAAATTGGATCCCTCCGCGTAATGCAGGACCCTTTTTGGAACCGGGTGGATTTGCAACATTTCTTGTTGTGGCTATTATCTTAAATTTTGAAACTAAAAAAATGTTTGATAAAAAAATATCATTTTTTATTTTAGCTTTACTCAGCACCTTTTTCTCGCTCATACATATTGCTTCCCCTCATCTTAGTATTATTCTTTTATCCAAACGAAATTTCAGGAGTATTGCCATTGGATACCATTCATAATATTCTTATCATACTTTAGTTATTATCAGCTTCCGTTCTTAGGAAAAAATCGAATCACAGTACACGGAGTTTAGTTTATATAGCAACCCTTATAGCGAGCGTACCCGTTTAGCAAGTACATACTATGACATTCAGTCAATTATGAAAAATCAATAATTGGTAAAGGAAGAGTGGAAAGAGATGAATTCGAGCGTGATGTTAATGGATTTACTGCACTTGTCAAACAATTTTGGACTTATAGGTTTCTTTACTTATTTCGGTTTTATTTTTTATTTCCTTAAAGAAAAAGGGCATTATTTCAAAATATAAATAATGAATGGATTTTTTATTCGGTGATAATACTTGCTGGAAAATGGATTCTCTCAGGGATATTCGGAAAACCTTTTTTATGTCTCTTTTTTATTTATATAACTGCTTATAAAAGTTATAGCCAGATAACTCATTAATTTATTATGAAAAAATACTTTTTATACCCTTCTGCTGGTTTAGGGGTGCCCCAGTAAGTCTTCTTTATATTATTAAATATCTTAATATACCTAATACAAAAATCCAAGTACTTTTTTAAAAAAATTCTGATGCTGTAAAATTATTTGAAAAATTGAGTATAAAATTGTATAGTAGTTAAAGGGTATTTTTACGAAAATTTCTATAAGTATTTTATTCACACAGTTCCAAATAATATTAAATACTACCAAATTATAAGAGCCGTACGCGTGTTTTTCTCCTGGATACTTTCCTCTTTCATATTTGCTCCAAGTATCCTTAAAAAAGGAACCCTGATTTGTTATATCTAAATTCATCGGTGCTTTCTGATTTTGCATTTGCCGCAAAAAGACAAAAAATTAAAAATCTTGTTCACATCAGAGAACCTATTGCTCAGGGTATATTTGGATTACGTAAAAAACTAATAAGTTTGATTTTTAATTATGCTTGTGATGATATCATTGCAATTAGTCATGATAATGCAAAAGGTTAGAAAATAAGAGGACAAAAGTGATTTATAACTTTGTTGATTCTCCTGAAAATTCTCAAACGCAAGAATCAATAAGAGAGTTGAATGAAAATTTTACTTATTATCTCTATTTAGGAGGAAAATTCAATACTTAAAGGCATTGAAGTAATAACTGATGCATTAAAGTATCTTGATAAGAATATATGTATTATTTTTTGTGGATATTTTAATGACAATATCACAAGAAAGGAAAAATCATTAACTATTTCTTTAAAAGATACCATTCTAAAAGAATTAGAATATTGAATAAATTGAGAAATGCCGAGAATGCAATAATTATTGGTTTTACTAATGATGTGCCTCATTATCTTGAACTATCACAAGGACTGATATTCCCCGCTATTCGAGAACATTTCCCAAGACCAATTATTGAGGCTTTTGGTGACGAAAAGAAAATAGCAATCGCTTCAGACTTACCGGGAATTGAAGAAATAATCAAGGATGGAGAAAATGGATTTCTATTTAAAACATTCTCTTCAGAAGATTTAGCTAGAAAAGTAAATTTTACAAAAGGATTAACAACTAAAGAAAGAATTCAGATCGGAGAGAAAGCCTATGAGAGCTATTTAGAAAAGTTCTCAGTTAAAAATGTTAACAGAATAAGAGAAATAATAATATCTATTATTGGGGAATAATAAAAAATTATGTCAAATTTCATAAATAATATATTAAAAAAAATATGGACTAATAATTAATAAATATCCACCCGTGATTTGGATCGACGTATCAAGTTGCTCAACACTTGTAGTATTGACACAGTATTGGATGTTGGGGCAAGTACCGGGGGGTATGGGATATTAATGCGTAATATTGGTTATAATGAAAGGATAATATCTTTTGAACCAATTAAGCATTCATTTAATGAACTAAAAAAAATGCAATTCGAGATTCGAAATGGGTAGTTTATAATTACGCATTGGGTGATGTTGATAAAACTGCTATGATCAATATAAGTGAAAATTATGATAGCAGTTCATTTTTATCTATTACAGAGGTGCATTGTGATATTGAAAACAAATCAAAGTTTTTTTCAAGTGAAGAGGTAGTTATAAAAAACTGGATTCAATTTACGCTTCTCTTAAATTGAGCAATGAATCAATACTATTAAAATTAGATGCACAAGGATTTGAAAAACGGATTTTAGAAGGAGCCCAACAGTCAATAGATAAAATAAATTGTATCCAAATTGAATTGTCATTCCAGCCACTATATGGTGGCTCAAGTAATTATCTTGAAATGATTAATTACTTAGATACTTTAGGATTTGAAATTTGCGGTATAGAGCCTGGTTTTCAGGATAATAAAACTGGTAAATTATATCAATTTGATGGATTCTTTATTTCTAAAAGACTTAATCATCTGTTTAAATAAGTTATTTAACTTTGAATGTATGAAGGAAGATATATAAAGATTTAAAATTGTTGAATGGTGTATGAAATCTAAGAATATTATTTTCACCGGCAGCTTTCAATATCCTACAGGATATGCATCAACCAAAAGAATAGATCACCTGATTACTTATTTAAATAAAGCTGGATATAATTGTCAGGTTATATTATTTAGTAATAACAAAAGATCGGGCATTTTAATCAGACGGTTTATAAGTGTTTATATCATTTCGATATTAAAATTCTTAATTTTTTATTCTTACCGGTTTCTCTCGCTCTTTTTATTAAACTTCTATATGATAATCCTAAAAAGGATAAAAACTATCTTTACGTTTATAGTGGTATTACATTTGAAAATATATTAATTATAATCTTTGCAAGATTATGGAATTATAAAATCATTGTGGATTATGTTGAAGATTTTTCTTTTAGTCAAGAAAAAGTTACTTTTATTCGAAGAATAAAAAACTGGTCAAATAGTATATTGGGGAAAAAAGTTTCCAAATTTGCTGATTTCATAGTGGTTATTTCAGAATATTTATTAACAAAATATAAAAGTTAGTGCCAGATAATTTTCCGGTTTTACTTCTTCCTATTAGTGCTCAGCCAAATAATTTTAATAAAAACACATACGTGAATAAACAAATTAAGATTTTATACTCCGGTACTTATGGTGTAAGGATGGCGTTATCTTTTTAATTCATGCATTTAAAAAACTCGTTGATGATAACAATGAAGTCATATTAATCCTTACTGGCGTAGTGAAGGTAAAAGCTGCGGAGATAGGAAATTCAGGGAGAATTATTTGTGAAAAATATTTTAACCCTGACATAAATGGTCAATTGTTTTATAATTTTATCGGAACGTAAATAATGCTGTCAAATAAAAATTTTCATCGTTTATTAAGATTTTTACTAAATGTTTTATGCCATTGAAAATTTTAATAATAAAAAGATCTTTGGGGAAAGCCGGTAACAACTTAAAATTTGGACCAAATGTTTCATTCTATAACCGTAAGAAATTTTTATTGGGAATGATGTATTTATAGGAGATGGAAGTACGGTTGCCGGGAATGTAAAGGTGACAATAGGAAATAATGTAATGTTTGGGCCGGAAGTTATGATACGAGGTGGTGATCATAATTTTTCATACGTTGGTAAGCCGATGCGTCAGGTTAAGGAAGGTGGTATAAATTTGCCCAGTACTATTGAAGATGATGTCTGGATAGGAACAAGAGCTATTATATTGAAAGGCGTTACAATTAGAGAAGGTTCTGTAATCGGTGCTGGATCAATTGTTAGTAAAGACATCTTACCGTATTCAGTGTCAGCGGGAATACCTTGTAAACCTATTCGATGCAGATTTACCGGCTCCGATTTAGAAAAACATTTGAGTATGGTAAATTCTAAATATAGCTTGGAAGAAATAATTTCCCTCTATTCAAATCAGAATTTGAAAGACCTGATTGTTTAACAAAAATATTCTCATTCTGGTGCCTGGTAAAGATGCTCGTGGCGGGATAAATAATTATTATTTTACTTTAAGAAAACACCTGCAATCAAACATCTTCTATTTACAGCGTGGCGAACGTAATTGGCCTAATAGGCAAAATGTATTCTTTGAAGTTTGGCGTGAATAACTGATCTTATTAAATTTTTCATTGTAATAAGAAAAGAAAAATTGAACTAGTTCAAACTACTACCTCCTTTCTTCGCTTGCATTATTCAGAGATGGTCTATTTGTAATATTCTGTAAGTTATTAAATAAAAAGTGATTGTTTTTATTAGAGGCTGGGATTATAGTTTTGCAAGCAATTTAGAAGGTAAAAGTTTCTCACTATTCAAATTCATATTCTTTAAAGCCGACGCTCTGATAGAATTATCAAAAGACAATAAACAAAGGTTATTAAATTGGGGTTATAAAAAGAATATTTATTTGGAAACCACTACAGTTGATGATGAAATAGAAAATGCAGCAACATTAAATATTATATTAGACAAATATGAAACCATCCCGGAGTCAATTAATATACTTTTACTTTCTCGAATAGAAAAAGAGAAAGGAATTTTTGAAGCTATTGATGCCTTTGCTGCTATCCTTTCAAGCAATCTAAAATATAAACTTATCGTTGCCAGGTGACGGCAATGAAATAATAAATGCAAAAAATATGTTATTGATAAAAAAATTAATGGTGTGTTTTTTAGGTTTTGTAAATGGGCAAAAAAAAATAGATACTTATCTTGATGCTCATATTTATTTATTTCCGACTTATAGTGAGGGTATGCCGAATTCAGTTCTTGGAAGCGATGGCTTGCGGTTTACCTATATTAACAACTCCTGTTGGCGGTATTCCGGATATTTTTGAAAACGGTAAAATGGATATTTTATTGATGTAAAAATATACCTGATATCACGGAGAAACTCATCAAACTTAGCAATAACAGAAAAATATGCTGGAAATAGGGTCTTATAATTTTACTTATGCACGGAACAATTTCTCAGCGAAAATAGTGGCTTCGAGAATAATTAGTATATTTGAAGAAATATTAAGAAAATAATTATTAAATATGTGCGGCATATTCGGATACATAGGCAATAATCCTAAATCATTTGATAGAGAGTTATTAACTCTAAAGCACAGAGGTCCCGACAATAATTCTTCTTTTTCACACCAATCCTATAACAAACATATTTACTTAGGTCATACACGTCTAAGTATTGTTGATCTATCCGCCAAGGCTAACCAGCCTATGTCATCATCAGATCAGGAAATTATTTTAATATTTAATGGTGAGATTTATAACCATAATGAACTTAGATTAAATTGTCTTAAGGATGAAAAGTTTATTTCAAACTCTGATACCGAAACTATATTAAAACTGTATCAGAAGCTTGGTTTAGATTTTATTAATGAGCTTAACGGCGATTTCGCTTTATCAATTTATGATAAACGATTGGAAAAGATATTCCTTTTCAGAGACAGGCTAGGGTAAAACCACTTTACTATTATAGAAATGAAAATGAATTTATATTTGCTTCTGAAATCAAAGCAATATTTGCTGCAGGAGTTGAAAAGAAAATTTCAGAACAAAGTTTGAATGAGTATTTTATTTTTAAGTATGTACCGGAAAACAATACTTTGCTTTCGAATGTTTATCGGTTGCAGCCCGGTAATTATATTACTCTTGATTTGAAATCTTTTGAATTGATCATTAAATCATACTGGCAGCTTAAAAAGAAATCCGAATATTCGAAAATGCATTATGAGGATGCAAAGGATCTATTAAGTGATTTGACGGGCAAAGCTATTAGAGCACAATTGATGTCCGACGTACCGTTAGGGACTTTCTTTTCAGGTGGTTTAGATTCTTCTATAATAGTTTACCACTTAAAAGATCATACTGATATAATACATTATGCCGCAAGGAAGTCTAAAGAGGACCTTAAAAATGAGGTTCCACATCCGATTATCATTATGCAGAAAAACTTGCAAAGGAATATTCATTGAATCTTATTCCAATTGATATTGGTAATGAGGAGCTTAATGTTGATATAATTAATAAAACATTATACTATTCGGATGATCTCATCGCAGATGGATCACAGATTCCATCGTACCTAATTACACGTGAAGCTTCAAAACGAACTAAAGTATTGCTTTCCGGTATGGGCGCAGATGAACTATTTTTAGGATATGCAGGTCATCAGCTTACTTTAATGGCAAGTTATTTTGATAATTTACCGCAGTTCTTAAAATCCTTAAGCGGAAGTTTATTAAGTAACTTAAAAGCGGGGCAAGGATCATTAAAAGCATATAAGCGTTATCTCCAAAAATTTGGAAGATATATTAACAATCCCCTTAGATATGGTTTTTATAACATAGTTGGTGACCTTGAAAATTCAATGTCTGTTTATTCATCGCCCAATAATAATCCTTTAGAAGTGTTCAGAAAATATTTTGGAAATGATAATGATCCCTTTGATAACATCTCTGCTTTTGAATTGAATAATTTCCTGGTGAAAAATCTGCACTACATAGATCGAATGTGCATGGCAAACTCTATTGAAGGGCGTGTCCCCTTTTAGATTACCGACTTGTTGAGTTTGCATATTCACTTCCCCGTTCTTATAAACTAAGTGCATCGGGCAGAGGTAAACGAATATTAAAGGATATGGCATCACAGTATTTACCTGATTATATTATAAAAAGAAGAAAATCAGGTTTTGGAATGCCTCTAAGAAGTATTTTTAGTAGTGAAGATAAAATAAATTCTTTAATTGATTATGAAATGTTAAATGAAATTAAAAACTTTTCAGTTGATAATATTAAACGCATTATCAAAAACCATATAGATGGCTCAGAAGATAACTCTGCTTTGATTTATTCAATAGTTTCATTTCAGATGTGGTATAAGATATTTATTAATAGATAGCTTATTAATTTTAACAATTAAAATTTGTATTACATTTACATATGATTGAAAAAGATATTGAACAAGTAAAAGATTTTTGGGATAAAAATTTATGCGGGAATCGCTTTGTAAAATCGAAATTTCCTTCAAAAGAGTTTTTGAAGAGTACACTGTTTTTCGATACAAGAAAACACATCACTTACCCTTATATATTAATTTTGACTGTGCTGCTGGCAAAGATGTTTTAGAAATTGGTTTAGGCATTGGTGCTGATGGAATAAATTGGGCAAGAAAATCTAAAACCTATACAGGTGTTGATCTCACTAATGAGGCAGTTGAAGCGACAAAAATACATTTTAACTTAAAGGGTTTAGCAGGAAATATTATACAAGGTAATGCTGAGAAATTAGACTTTCCAAATGAGGCATTTGATTTAGTTTACTCACATGGTGTTCTTCATCATACACCCAATATGGTTAGTGCTTTTAATGAAATTAATAGAGTTTTAAGAAAAAATGGTGAAATCATAATAATGTTATATGCTAAAGAATCTTTTAATTATTGGATTAGAATTCAATTGCTTTTCAGGATAAGACTTATAATTGAAATCATTAAAAATTATTTTGGCATAAAAAGCAAAGGTGTTTGGAAAGCTCATATTTTCAACTTTAAGAAAATTGGTGGCAGGTATATGAGTTGGAAAGAATTCCCGCATCATTGTACAGATGGGCCAGATTGTGCCATAGCTTTTATACTATCTAAGCAAGCAGTTATCAAGTTATTCGAAAAACTGGTTTTAAAATTACAAAAATTAAAAAGCACACTTCCTTGGGGGTAAATTTCCTAAGGTAGAACGATTTATCGCTAGCTTGATAGGTTTTCATAGAATCATTTGGGCTGAAAAGAAATAAAAAAAACATAACAGAATCAATGAAACAGCTAACACTAAACCTTAATAAATATTTCTGTGCTTAATCTTTCATAAAACTTGAGATTTATTCAATGCAAATTCAACTTTAGGAAAAACTTTAAGCGCTAAAATCTCCGTATCTAATC belongs to Ignavibacteriales bacterium and includes:
- a CDS encoding glycosyltransferase, with protein sequence MESFWKWVRIENIQRIIRRLPSSNLKINLRGNINNDELLEYYKNNLIDIFINTSDSEGLPVSIIEAQNFGIPVIAPALGGIPEIVNGNNELFIIFTT
- a CDS encoding polysaccharide deacetylase family protein yields the protein MYAKYAAITFDDGDKTLYDIVPILTSYNLPATFFLNTAYLNNESYGYQIIKYLLHAEDGMVVPEFLLKNVNNIRNTLNRIEYKHFREIFRNFLKEFQPNLDLYINESFIEKLDQSLFHIGLHGHTHERYSMMNEEWQKLDLIKNIEILSSYNNYRPFFAIPYGKSIDWNMNTIKIALNLDCEVLYHDSINLFYRVGINRIPADHLTIEELMIKNLEDKILAIKISKHTLKIFKEYFHSYKNS
- a CDS encoding glycosyltransferase family 4 protein; this encodes MKLDFGSRIYKYFYKYYGHSEAGFYKWYQIFAQTRRIISWVLSAFYYSKKILEKENSDIIHFNSSVLTDWCIASRNLKAKKIIHIREPLARGYFGIRRDLLRYIYSKYCDHIIAISPDNMRRVNLPNKTSVVYNPINFNDFDYSKYSQQSNEKVKKILFLGGIHKAKGFDVLVDALKYLNSNIQIILCGYYSDSNSSQQLFSKMHKKLKNCKSSKNVQILGVVNDIQNVIASVDVVIFPHYSSFRQTNN
- a CDS encoding glycosyltransferase, coding for MRNAENAIIIGFTNDVPHYLELSQGLIFPAIREHFPRPIIEAFGDEKKIAIASDLPGIEEIIKDGENGFLFKTFSSEDLARKVNFTKGLTTKERIQIGEKAYESYLEKFSVKNVNRIREIIISIIGE
- a CDS encoding FkbM family methyltransferase, with translation MSNESILLKLDAQGFEKRILEGAQQSIDKINCIQIELSFQPLYGGSSNYLEMINYLDTLGFEICGIEPGFQDNKTGKLYQFDGFFISKRLNHLFK
- a CDS encoding acyltransferase; translated protein: MFGPEVMIRGGDHNFSYVGKPMRQVKEGGINLPSTIEDDVWIGTRAIILKGVTIREGSVIGAGSIVSKDILPYSVSAGIPCKPIRCRFTGSDLEKHLSMVNSKYSLEEIISLYSNQNLKDLIV
- a CDS encoding asparagine synthase, which codes for MNLIPIDIGNEELNVDIINKTLYYSDDLIADGSQIPSYLITREASKRTKVLLSGMGADELFLGYAGHQLTLMASYFDNLPQFLKSLSGSLLSNLKAGQGSLKAYKRYLQKFGRYINNPLRYGFYNIVGDLENSMSVYSSPNNNPLEVFRKYFGNDNDPFDNISAFELNNFLVKNLHYIDRMCMANSIEGRVPF
- a CDS encoding class I SAM-dependent methyltransferase, which translates into the protein MRESLCKIEISFKRVFEEYTVFRYKKTHHLPLYINFDCAAGKDVLEIGLGIGADGINWARKSKTYTGVDLTNEAVEATKIHFNLKGLAGNIIQGNAEKLDFPNEAFDLVYSHGVLHHTPNMVSAFNEINRVLRKNGEIIIMLYAKESFNYWIRIQLLFRIRLIIEIIKNYFGIKSKGVWKAHIFNFKKIGGRYMSWKEFPHHCTDGPDCAIAFILSKQAVIKLFEKLVLKLQKLKSTLPWG